The Candidatus Bathyarchaeota archaeon DNA window TGGCTACCGCGATGAATCAGATGTTGCAGTTATTCTCCTTGAAACCACCGAAGAACCTCCACCCGAAGCAGCCGAATTTATTGCAAAAGAATGTAACGTAGCCGCGGATAAACTGTACATAATCGCCACTCCAACTTCTTCGATTGCCGGGTCGGTTCAAATTTCAGGTCGAGTAGTTGAAACTGGCTTACACAAGCTTACCGAAGTTGGCCTGGATCCAAAATGCGTCCTTTATGGATGTGGTTCAGCGCCAATCGCCCCAGTTCACCCAAAATTTGCAAAAGCCATGGGAAGAACGAACGATATGATCCTATATGGTGGCTCTACAATGTATATTGTAGATTACGAATCCGACGAAGAGTTAAGAGAAATTACTGAGAAGGTACCTTCGTCAACATCCAAAGATTACGGTAAACCCTTCGCCGAAGTCTTCAAAGAAGCTGGTTACGACTTCTACAAAATTGACCCAGGACTATTTGCACCTGCGTCCATTACAGTAAACAATATTAGAACTGGAACTGTGTTCAAAGCTGGAGAAGTAAACGTCGCAATCATCAAAAAATCTATCGGACTAGCCTAATTCACCCCATTTTTTATATAGGGTATGCTCCATCCCAAATGATTCTAGAATTTTTCCAACTATAAAATTAGCTAA harbors:
- a CDS encoding methenyltetrahydromethanopterin cyclohydrolase; protein product: MLSVNRNALAVLRRLIERQVEFNVNVKSLASGTTFIDAGINSKGGFLAGKLITEICLGGYGKANLSSITYGDMKLPSIFVATDYPAIATLGSQFAGWKISVGKYFAMGSGPARALALKPKELFEKIGYRDESDVAVILLETTEEPPPEAAEFIAKECNVAADKLYIIATPTSSIAGSVQISGRVVETGLHKLTEVGLDPKCVLYGCGSAPIAPVHPKFAKAMGRTNDMILYGGSTMYIVDYESDEELREITEKVPSSTSKDYGKPFAEVFKEAGYDFYKIDPGLFAPASITVNNIRTGTVFKAGEVNVAIIKKSIGLA